One stretch of Methyloversatilis sp. RAC08 DNA includes these proteins:
- a CDS encoding glutathione S-transferase family protein: protein MLIVHHLNNSRSHRIVWLCEELGIDYELVKHMRDPDSQRSPDSLKAVHPLGKAPVIQHRGQKIVESEAVIEYICNVCADGRLSVKPTSPEYGQYQQWLAFAEGTLFPGLLVDLVDAWTGRGNPDLMGFFDVETAKNHQFAEDALSGRDYLLESGFSAADITLGWALEFSECRGWLRDYPTLQAYVERLRARPAYRRAISNGGPQDLSVFSAGAR, encoded by the coding sequence ATGCTTATCGTTCATCACCTGAACAACTCGCGGTCGCACCGTATCGTGTGGCTGTGCGAGGAACTGGGCATCGACTACGAGCTGGTCAAGCACATGCGTGACCCGGACAGCCAGCGCTCGCCGGATTCGCTGAAGGCGGTGCACCCGCTTGGCAAGGCGCCGGTGATTCAGCACAGGGGGCAGAAGATCGTCGAGTCCGAAGCGGTCATCGAATACATCTGCAATGTGTGCGCCGACGGCCGGCTCAGCGTGAAGCCAACTTCGCCCGAGTACGGGCAGTACCAGCAGTGGCTCGCGTTTGCCGAAGGCACGCTGTTCCCGGGCCTGCTGGTCGACCTGGTCGATGCATGGACCGGTCGCGGCAACCCTGACCTGATGGGTTTCTTCGACGTGGAAACCGCGAAGAACCACCAGTTCGCCGAAGACGCGCTGAGCGGACGGGATTACCTGCTCGAATCCGGATTTTCGGCGGCCGACATCACTCTCGGCTGGGCGCTCGAATTCAGCGAGTGCCGTGGCTGGCTGCGCGACTACCCGACGCTGCAGGCCTACGTCGAACGTCTGCGCGCTCGCCCGGCCTACCGGAGGGCGATCTCGAACGGCGGCCCGCAGGACCTGTCGGTGTTTTCTGCCGGCGCGCGCTGA
- a CDS encoding alpha/beta fold hydrolase produces the protein MDALPVLPPALPGERLSFDGLNCYCAGNGPPMLLIHSINAAASAAEMRPLYERYAATHTVYAIDLPGYGFSPREDRVYSPRLMTDALHTAARHIRALSGGAKVDGLAVSLGCEYLARAAAERPDDWRTVALVSPTGLNGRTPRRGEPCSTRAVPGLYAALSQPLWANWLFRQLTRPGVIRYFLERTWGGRNIDETMWAYDVLTTRQPGARFAPLYFLSGGLFSADIHTVYEAIPHPVWVSHGVRGDFTNYTGMYMVTGGGNWTVTVFQTGAMPYFEVPEAFGAAFDAFLKSPAAAK, from the coding sequence TTGGACGCCCTGCCTGTCCTGCCGCCCGCATTGCCGGGTGAGCGACTGTCCTTCGACGGACTGAACTGTTACTGCGCGGGCAACGGTCCGCCGATGCTGCTCATTCACAGCATCAACGCGGCCGCTTCGGCGGCGGAAATGCGGCCGCTGTACGAGCGTTACGCCGCGACGCACACCGTCTACGCCATCGATCTGCCGGGCTATGGCTTCAGCCCGCGCGAAGACCGGGTTTATTCGCCGCGGCTGATGACCGACGCGTTGCACACGGCGGCGCGACACATCCGCGCATTGAGCGGCGGGGCAAAGGTGGATGGACTTGCCGTGTCGCTCGGCTGCGAATATCTCGCTCGTGCGGCGGCCGAGCGGCCGGACGACTGGCGCACGGTGGCGCTGGTGAGCCCGACCGGCCTGAATGGCCGCACGCCGCGGCGCGGCGAGCCTTGCAGCACACGCGCCGTACCCGGCCTGTATGCCGCGCTCAGTCAGCCGTTGTGGGCCAACTGGCTGTTCCGCCAGCTGACTCGACCGGGTGTGATCCGCTACTTTCTGGAGCGCACCTGGGGCGGCAGGAACATCGACGAAACGATGTGGGCGTACGACGTGCTGACCACGCGCCAGCCCGGCGCGCGCTTTGCGCCGCTGTACTTCCTGTCCGGCGGCCTGTTCAGCGCCGACATCCACACCGTGTATGAAGCCATCCCGCACCCGGTGTGGGTGAGCCACGGCGTGCGCGGCGACTTCACCAACTACACCGGCATGTATATGGTGACCGGCGGTGGCAACTGGACGGTCACCGTGTTCCAGACCGGCGCCATGCCTTATTTCGAGGTGCCCGAGGCGTTCGGCGCCGCCTTTGACGCCTTCCTGAAGTCGCCCGCCGCGGCGAAATGA
- a CDS encoding hybrid sensor histidine kinase/response regulator has translation MRAKAASAATLLAQNAELHARLEAAEETLQAIRSGAVDALVVETDAGPKIFRLEGLDAESSRFRGEILAQVSDAVITIDNDQRVTFLNAAAERQYGVTAPNVLGRRLSEIFQYRWQRPEDEAAALTALRETGFWCGENVHVKRSGEAINVESSVSQLRAEDETFSGLLAVIRDITGRKRAEQEHARLEAQLRESQKLEAIGTLAGGVAHDFNNILGTILINAELARQDASYNSQALVSLTEIEKASHRARDLVQQILTFSRRQVTSHQVVSIPSIVTESVRLLRAGLLGGMRIECYCAADTPSVLGDLTQLTQVLLNLGVNAAQAMEGWPGTIEIRVEGVMFDESSARPDPALRPGHYARIVVSDTGHGMDAATRRRIFEPFFTTRPSGKGTGLGLCVVHGIVQAHAGVIVVHSEPDKGSTFEVYLPSTNDLAAAPDPIEKAGQAAEGRGRHVLYIDDDQAQLFASKRMIERWGYRVSAYFEQREALDAVLSGRIRVDLVVTDFNMPGMSGLEIARAIRDALPDLPVILISGYVNEELRAQAAAAGVRDLIAKPQDLEELRDAVQNIFYPPGKRLG, from the coding sequence GTGCGCGCCAAAGCTGCCAGCGCCGCCACGCTCCTCGCGCAAAATGCCGAATTGCATGCCCGACTGGAGGCGGCGGAGGAAACGCTGCAGGCTATCCGCAGCGGCGCGGTGGATGCGCTCGTCGTGGAAACCGATGCAGGCCCCAAAATTTTCCGCCTTGAAGGCCTGGACGCCGAGTCAAGCCGCTTTCGCGGCGAAATCCTCGCGCAAGTCAGCGATGCGGTCATCACCATCGACAACGACCAGCGCGTGACATTTCTCAACGCCGCGGCCGAGCGTCAGTATGGCGTCACTGCGCCGAACGTGCTTGGGCGCCGACTTTCGGAAATTTTTCAGTATCGCTGGCAGCGTCCGGAAGACGAAGCTGCCGCGCTGACTGCTCTGCGGGAGACCGGCTTCTGGTGCGGCGAGAACGTTCACGTGAAGCGCAGCGGCGAAGCAATCAACGTCGAGTCCTCAGTGAGCCAGCTGCGCGCGGAGGATGAAACCTTTTCCGGCCTGCTAGCCGTGATCCGCGACATCACCGGGCGCAAAAGGGCAGAACAGGAGCATGCGCGTCTCGAGGCGCAATTGCGCGAATCGCAGAAACTGGAGGCGATCGGGACCCTGGCAGGCGGCGTCGCCCACGACTTCAACAACATTCTGGGCACCATACTGATCAATGCCGAACTGGCGCGGCAGGACGCTTCGTACAACTCTCAGGCGCTCGTGAGCCTGACTGAAATCGAGAAGGCCAGTCATCGCGCCAGAGACCTGGTGCAACAGATTCTGACGTTCAGCCGGCGACAGGTGACGTCGCACCAAGTGGTATCGATTCCTTCGATCGTCACGGAAAGCGTGCGCTTGCTGCGAGCAGGGCTGCTCGGAGGAATGCGGATCGAGTGCTACTGCGCCGCTGATACGCCATCCGTCCTTGGCGACTTGACCCAGTTAACACAGGTGCTGCTGAACCTCGGCGTCAACGCTGCGCAAGCGATGGAAGGCTGGCCCGGGACCATCGAGATTCGCGTTGAAGGCGTGATGTTCGACGAATCCTCTGCGCGACCCGATCCTGCGCTGCGGCCGGGCCATTACGCCCGGATCGTCGTCAGCGACACCGGGCACGGCATGGACGCGGCGACGCGACGTCGCATCTTCGAACCGTTTTTCACGACAAGGCCATCAGGCAAAGGCACCGGACTGGGGTTGTGCGTGGTGCATGGCATCGTGCAGGCTCACGCAGGCGTGATCGTTGTGCACAGCGAGCCTGACAAAGGCAGCACGTTCGAGGTGTACCTTCCGAGCACGAACGATCTGGCTGCTGCGCCAGACCCGATCGAAAAAGCGGGACAGGCCGCCGAAGGCCGTGGCCGGCATGTTCTCTACATCGACGACGATCAGGCGCAGTTGTTCGCCAGCAAGCGGATGATCGAACGCTGGGGCTATCGCGTCAGCGCATACTTCGAACAGCGGGAGGCGCTTGACGCGGTGCTTTCCGGCAGGATTCGCGTCGACCTGGTGGTGACCGATTTCAACATGCCAGGCATGTCGGGCCTGGAGATCGCGCGGGCGATTCGCGATGCACTGCCGGATTTGCCCGTGATCCTGATCTCAGGGTACGTCAACGAGGAATTGCGCGCGCAAGCCGCGGCAGCCGGGGTGCGCGATCTGATCGCCAAACCTCAGGACCTGGAAGAGCTGCGTGATGCAGTGCAGAACATTTTCTATCCACCTGGCAAGAGGCTAGGCTGA
- a CDS encoding circadian clock KaiB family protein produces MRKLPSAIRKPLGFEAAAAKLDSARYVLRLYVTGTTRNSERAIVNIRRICEAHLQGRYDLEVVDISQRPALAEGEQIIAAPTLIKKLPLPRRRFIGDMSHTESILLGLDLRKAGDRVTTDEGP; encoded by the coding sequence ATGAGAAAGCTACCCTCGGCCATACGCAAGCCCCTTGGCTTTGAAGCCGCCGCTGCGAAGCTCGACAGCGCGCGTTACGTCCTGCGGCTTTATGTCACCGGCACGACCCGCAACTCCGAGCGCGCCATCGTGAACATTCGCAGGATTTGCGAGGCGCATCTGCAAGGGCGCTACGACCTTGAAGTCGTGGATATCTCTCAGCGCCCGGCGCTGGCAGAAGGCGAGCAGATCATCGCTGCGCCAACCTTGATCAAGAAGCTGCCGCTGCCGCGGCGGCGTTTCATCGGCGACATGTCGCACACGGAAAGCATCCTGCTGGGGCTCGACCTGCGCAAGGCAGGTGATCGGGTCACTACCGACGAAGGCCCCTGA
- a CDS encoding circadian clock KaiB family protein, giving the protein MSKTVAFELRLYVAGQTAKSIAACANLQRICETHLAGQYRIEIIDLVKNPKLAAGDQILAVPTLVRRLPTPITKIIGDLSNEERVLVGLDVRPIRR; this is encoded by the coding sequence ATGAGCAAAACCGTCGCCTTCGAGCTGCGGCTGTATGTCGCCGGTCAGACCGCAAAGTCGATTGCGGCCTGTGCCAATCTGCAGCGCATCTGCGAGACGCACCTTGCCGGCCAGTACCGGATCGAAATCATCGACCTCGTCAAGAATCCGAAGCTCGCAGCTGGCGACCAGATACTCGCCGTGCCAACGCTGGTGCGCCGCCTGCCCACGCCGATCACGAAGATCATCGGCGATTTGTCCAACGAAGAGCGTGTGCTCGTCGGTCTCGATGTGCGGCCGATACGACGCTGA
- the kaiC gene encoding circadian clock protein KaiC: protein MSCRAFQNASQDTLKAPVDHVFRGFFVSRYPVTLLAIPVLGGFGVPYLTASEVPRPVERSLADFLIAMYRPSGLQRVVIGTNPTTTRGAPSHRYVRQRTEGLPPRCRQYAGLCRPKCGSGSRALIAPQFLRHQTGFQSVGSMPRLMFRTSGGRWYRRRHSALQTSALHTGLITEPTTLKTIALSRGGNLPKCPTGIVGLDEITDGGLPAGRPTLICGSAGSGKTMLAMEFLVRGATQYGEPGVFMMFEENVAELTANVRSLGFDLEKLTAQKKLVLDHVHVERSEIEETGEYDLEGLFIRLGHAVKSIGAKRVVLDTVEALFSGLPNHAILRAELRRLFRWLKDHGLTAVITGERGDQSLTRYGLEEYVADCVIILDQRIHEQISTRRLRVLKYRGSAHGTNEYPFLIGERGLSVLPITSLRLDHEVSAKRIPTGIARLDEMLGGQGVFRGSSILVSGSSGTGKSSVGARFAEAACRRGERVLLFAYEESSAQIVRNMGSIGIDLGPWVKKGLLQIHSSRPTLQGLEQHLVMMHDAVSSFHPNVVVVDPISNLSLDQDTAAVKPTLMRLIDFLKQQQITTLFTSLTTGGGDTTENSQLQVSSLMDTWLLLRNVEFNGERNRTIYVLKSRGMAHSNQVREFVLSDKGIELVDVYLGAERVLTGTARVAQEELERTAAALREEDHQRKLSQLASRQKAIEAQIAALRCEAEVESAEVAFSLARETLHQRTAQQNTDVMTYLRGADKTGGGGKKGKR, encoded by the coding sequence ATGAGTTGCAGAGCGTTCCAGAACGCCTCACAAGACACCCTTAAAGCCCCGGTTGACCACGTGTTCCGGGGCTTTTTTGTTTCCCGATATCCCGTAACGCTTCTTGCCATCCCGGTTTTGGGGGGCTTTGGCGTGCCGTACCTCACTGCTTCTGAGGTGCCGAGGCCGGTCGAGCGCTCGCTGGCTGATTTCCTGATTGCCATGTACCGCCCTTCGGGGTTGCAGCGTGTAGTGATAGGGACGAATCCGACCACTACCCGAGGGGCTCCGAGCCACCGCTATGTACGGCAACGCACAGAGGGACTACCGCCACGCTGCCGACAATATGCTGGATTGTGTCGGCCAAAGTGTGGTTCCGGGAGCCGGGCGCTGATTGCGCCTCAATTCCTGCGCCATCAAACGGGCTTCCAGTCTGTTGGATCGATGCCGCGGCTGATGTTCAGAACCTCTGGAGGCAGATGGTACAGACGTCGTCACAGCGCACTGCAGACCTCAGCGCTTCACACCGGTTTGATCACGGAACCAACGACATTGAAGACCATTGCGCTGTCCAGGGGCGGGAACTTGCCCAAGTGCCCCACCGGAATCGTTGGCCTTGACGAAATCACAGACGGCGGACTGCCTGCGGGCCGGCCGACCCTCATCTGTGGCAGCGCAGGCTCTGGAAAGACCATGCTTGCCATGGAATTCCTCGTGCGCGGCGCGACGCAGTATGGCGAGCCCGGCGTATTCATGATGTTCGAGGAGAACGTGGCCGAGCTCACGGCCAATGTCCGCTCGCTCGGTTTCGATCTGGAGAAACTCACCGCGCAGAAGAAGCTTGTCCTCGATCACGTCCACGTAGAGCGCAGCGAGATCGAAGAGACAGGCGAGTACGACCTTGAGGGCCTGTTCATCCGGCTTGGTCACGCCGTCAAATCCATTGGCGCAAAGCGCGTGGTCCTTGATACCGTCGAGGCACTGTTTTCCGGCCTGCCCAATCACGCCATTCTCCGCGCGGAGTTGCGACGTCTTTTCCGCTGGCTGAAGGATCACGGTTTGACAGCCGTCATCACCGGCGAGCGCGGCGACCAGTCGCTGACACGCTATGGACTGGAGGAATACGTCGCAGATTGCGTGATCATCCTCGACCAGCGCATTCACGAGCAGATATCCACCCGGCGGCTGCGCGTGCTGAAGTATCGCGGCTCGGCGCACGGCACGAACGAGTATCCCTTCCTCATCGGCGAACGCGGCCTTTCGGTGCTGCCGATCACTTCGTTGCGGCTCGACCATGAGGTCTCGGCGAAGCGCATCCCGACAGGCATTGCTCGGCTCGACGAGATGCTCGGCGGGCAGGGCGTCTTTCGCGGCAGCAGCATATTGGTCTCGGGTTCTTCGGGCACGGGCAAAAGCAGTGTCGGCGCCCGGTTCGCCGAGGCTGCATGCCGCCGCGGCGAGCGGGTATTGCTGTTCGCCTACGAGGAATCAAGCGCCCAGATTGTCCGCAATATGGGTTCCATCGGCATCGACCTCGGGCCGTGGGTAAAAAAGGGCTTGCTTCAGATTCACTCGTCACGCCCGACGCTGCAGGGTCTGGAGCAACACCTGGTGATGATGCACGATGCCGTGAGTAGCTTTCACCCGAACGTTGTGGTGGTCGACCCGATCAGCAATCTTTCGCTCGACCAAGACACGGCGGCAGTGAAGCCAACGCTGATGCGCCTCATTGACTTCCTCAAGCAGCAGCAGATCACCACGCTATTCACGAGCCTGACGACAGGTGGCGGGGATACAACGGAGAATTCGCAGCTCCAGGTCTCTTCGCTGATGGACACGTGGCTGCTGCTGCGCAACGTCGAATTCAATGGCGAACGCAACCGCACGATCTACGTGCTGAAGTCCCGCGGCATGGCACATTCGAATCAGGTCCGCGAGTTCGTGCTCAGTGACAAGGGTATAGAGCTGGTGGATGTCTACCTTGGTGCCGAACGTGTGCTGACAGGGACGGCGCGCGTTGCGCAGGAAGAACTGGAGCGCACCGCCGCCGCACTGCGCGAAGAGGATCATCAACGCAAGCTGAGTCAGCTTGCGAGCAGGCAGAAGGCGATCGAAGCACAGATCGCTGCGCTGCGCTGCGAGGCGGAAGTTGAATCCGCCGAGGTGGCCTTCAGCCTTGCGCGCGAGACGCTGCATCAAAGGACGGCGCAGCAGAACACTGACGTCATGACATACCTGCGCGGCGCCGACAAGACCGGCGGCGGCGGCAAGAAGGGAAAGCGATGA
- a CDS encoding tyrosine-type recombinase/integrase gives MSYPAIAPCLLGTLLDMRIDVPKLAPELSDLSVRRLTAPGFHAVGGVSGLHLQVLPSGARTWILRVMVGGKRRDMGLGGYPDVTLAKARENARDAKDKIRKGIDPIAERLALKSALCSARGAQITFDEAAAKYIEAMSHEWKNAKHQGQWAATLREYASPFIGSLLVSDIKLAHVEQVLSPIWTTKTETATRVRGRIEAVLNWATVRGYRHGENPARWKGHLDKLLPRPSKVAKVEHFAALPWQEVGAFMEKLRERTGTSARAVELAILTAARSNEVRGATWAEIDLDAALWIIPGDRMKASKEHRIPLPADAVALLRALPRIEGREVVFASPRGGKLSDMSLTAVLRRMAVPATVHGFRSTFRDWAAEATNYPRDVAEMALAHSIGDKVEAAYRRGDLFEKRRRMMDDWAKFCRQTSVGADVTPIRSNTAA, from the coding sequence ATGTCATATCCTGCAATTGCGCCCTGTTTGTTGGGTACTTTGTTGGATATGAGGATCGACGTGCCGAAACTTGCCCCCGAACTGTCGGACCTCTCCGTAAGGAGGCTCACCGCACCCGGCTTTCATGCGGTGGGGGGCGTGTCTGGCCTGCATCTGCAGGTTCTGCCCTCCGGTGCGCGGACGTGGATTCTTCGCGTAATGGTTGGCGGCAAGCGGCGGGACATGGGCCTTGGAGGCTATCCGGACGTAACGCTCGCCAAGGCGCGAGAAAACGCGCGCGACGCCAAGGACAAGATTCGCAAAGGGATTGACCCCATAGCCGAGCGTCTCGCTCTGAAAAGCGCTCTCTGCTCTGCACGGGGCGCCCAAATCACTTTTGACGAAGCTGCTGCCAAGTACATCGAGGCGATGAGCCATGAATGGAAGAACGCCAAACATCAGGGACAGTGGGCCGCGACCCTCAGGGAGTACGCATCGCCATTTATCGGAAGTCTGCTTGTAAGCGATATCAAACTCGCCCACGTCGAACAGGTACTTTCGCCCATCTGGACGACCAAGACCGAGACGGCTACTCGTGTGCGTGGCCGGATCGAAGCGGTATTGAATTGGGCGACTGTGCGAGGCTACCGGCACGGGGAAAACCCGGCCCGCTGGAAGGGGCATCTAGACAAGCTGCTCCCGCGTCCCTCCAAAGTCGCCAAGGTTGAACACTTCGCGGCGCTGCCGTGGCAGGAAGTGGGCGCGTTCATGGAAAAGCTGCGCGAACGCACCGGCACAAGCGCCCGCGCCGTGGAGTTGGCAATCCTTACCGCTGCGCGAAGCAATGAGGTACGGGGCGCCACATGGGCCGAAATCGACCTGGACGCGGCGCTGTGGATCATTCCCGGTGACCGGATGAAGGCGAGCAAGGAGCACCGCATACCGCTGCCCGCCGACGCTGTAGCCCTGCTCCGTGCCCTGCCCCGCATCGAGGGTCGGGAAGTTGTCTTTGCCTCTCCCCGAGGCGGGAAGCTGTCGGACATGAGCCTAACCGCCGTGCTGCGCCGCATGGCGGTTCCGGCGACGGTGCATGGCTTTCGGAGCACCTTCCGTGACTGGGCCGCAGAGGCTACCAACTACCCGCGCGACGTGGCAGAAATGGCACTCGCGCATAGCATCGGCGACAAGGTTGAGGCGGCGTATCGACGGGGCGACCTGTTCGAAAAGCGCCGCAGGATGATGGACGACTGGGCGAAGTTCTGCCGTCAAACGTCTGTCGGCGCGGACGTCACACCGATCCGAAGCAATACCGCCGCCTGA